From one Formosa sediminum genomic stretch:
- the kdsB gene encoding 3-deoxy-manno-octulosonate cytidylyltransferase, with protein MKIISMIPARYSASRFPGKLMQDLGGKTVILRTYEATVATQLFDDVIVVTDSEIIYNEIVNNGGKAMMSIKEHECGSDRIAEAVADLDVDIVVNVQGDEPFTDVESLSKLIEAFKNDPEKQIDLASLMVHITDQDEINNPNTVKVIVDNFNFALYFSRSPIPYPRDKSVAVKYFKHKGVYAFRKDAILDFYTLPMKPLEASEKIECIRYLEYGKRIKMVETDVQGVEIDTPEDLERAKKIWK; from the coding sequence ATGAAAATAATTTCAATGATTCCAGCACGTTATAGTGCGTCTCGATTTCCGGGTAAATTAATGCAAGATTTAGGTGGTAAAACAGTGATTTTACGTACATATGAAGCCACTGTTGCTACACAATTGTTTGACGATGTTATTGTAGTTACCGATAGTGAAATTATTTATAATGAAATTGTAAATAATGGAGGTAAAGCAATGATGAGCATTAAAGAGCATGAATGTGGAAGTGATAGAATTGCAGAAGCAGTAGCTGATTTAGATGTGGATATTGTAGTAAATGTTCAAGGAGATGAGCCTTTTACAGATGTAGAATCGTTGAGTAAATTAATAGAAGCTTTTAAAAATGATCCCGAAAAGCAAATTGATTTAGCATCTTTAATGGTGCATATTACAGATCAGGATGAAATTAATAATCCCAATACAGTTAAAGTTATTGTAGACAACTTCAATTTTGCATTGTATTTTTCACGCAGTCCAATTCCTTATCCCCGAGATAAATCTGTAGCTGTAAAATATTTTAAACACAAAGGAGTTTATGCTTTTAGGAAAGATGCCATTTTAGACTTTTACACCTTACCAATGAAGCCATTAGAAGCTTCTGAAAAAATAGAATGCATTCGTTATTTAGAGTATGGTAAACGTATTAAAATGGTTGAAACAGATGTGCAAGGTGTAGAAATAGATACTCCAGAAGATCTAGAACGTGCTAAAAAAATATGGAAATAG
- a CDS encoding DUF3050 domain-containing protein, translated as MPYIKRIEAELSVLQHELRHHKLYNVLKTTEDVKLFTENHVYTTWDSMSLLKTLELQFTTYKLPWVPNKNPEIFKFINQIVASEESDVNELGEVKSHFEMYVDCMDEIGANTTLITTFIELIENNIDVNKAANLVYIPEFIKDFIAFTFDIIKTEKPHLMASVFIFGREDIISEKVLNVVKNLETDKTPCTKLAYLLNRYLFLIKEDQRALSYKMLTELCGEDQEKWDEVLSVAKEALKHRKILWDNIYDIILENKENQ; from the coding sequence ATGCCTTACATTAAGCGTATAGAAGCAGAATTATCTGTATTACAGCACGAACTTCGTCATCATAAACTATATAATGTTCTTAAAACTACAGAAGATGTAAAACTCTTTACAGAAAACCATGTATATACGACTTGGGATTCCATGTCTTTATTAAAAACCTTAGAATTACAATTTACAACATATAAATTGCCATGGGTACCAAATAAAAACCCTGAAATTTTTAAATTTATAAATCAAATAGTAGCTAGCGAAGAAAGTGATGTAAATGAATTAGGAGAAGTAAAAAGTCATTTTGAGATGTATGTAGACTGCATGGATGAGATTGGTGCTAATACAACATTAATAACAACCTTTATAGAGCTTATAGAAAATAATATAGATGTAAACAAAGCAGCCAATTTAGTTTACATTCCTGAATTTATTAAAGATTTTATAGCTTTTACATTTGATATTATTAAAACAGAAAAACCACATTTAATGGCTTCTGTATTTATTTTTGGTAGAGAAGATATTATTTCTGAAAAAGTTTTAAATGTTGTAAAAAATCTAGAAACAGATAAAACACCTTGTACTAAACTTGCGTATTTATTAAATAGATATTTGTTCTTAATTAAAGAAGATCAGCGTGCTTTATCTTACAAAATGCTAACTGAATTATGTGGTGAAGATCAAGAAAAGTGGGATGAAGTTCTAAGTGTAGCTAAAGAAGCTTTAAAACATAGAAAAATTTTATGGGATAATATTTATGATATTATTCTTGAAAACAAAGAAAATCAGTAA
- a CDS encoding DUF6146 family protein: protein MKNIFYILLITICCIGCNTSKKNIQKATNSETLNLTKNDTVRIENDSLEYEIIIIEPGFNSWLKSTAKPEGYYTQQYLETKNYMLVTEWNNRVSNPQRFDPNLYELRIDYRPNIDYGYEVNYKMYNYFIYFQLKYKQRLSSSIPRI, encoded by the coding sequence ATGAAAAATATATTTTACATCTTACTTATTACAATATGTTGTATTGGCTGTAATACTAGTAAAAAAAACATACAAAAGGCGACCAATAGCGAAACGCTTAATTTAACAAAAAACGATACTGTAAGGATAGAGAATGATAGTTTAGAATATGAAATTATAATCATTGAACCTGGCTTTAACAGTTGGTTAAAAAGTACTGCTAAACCTGAAGGTTATTATACGCAACAGTATTTAGAGACTAAAAACTATATGCTGGTAACGGAGTGGAATAATAGAGTTTCTAATCCACAACGATTTGATCCAAACTTATACGAATTACGCATAGATTACAGACCAAATATAGATTATGGCTACGAAGTAAATTATAAAATGTACAATTACTTTATTTATTTCCAGTTAAAATACAAACAAAGATTGTCTAGTTCTATTCCTAGAATTTAA
- a CDS encoding DMT family transporter, with protein MNWITLVIAGLFEVGFAACLAKAKYAEGSIATYWYIGFLLCLMCSMLLLIKATETLPIGTAYAVWTGIGAVGTVLVGIFIFKEPADFWRIFFIATLIISIIGLKFVSHH; from the coding sequence ATGAATTGGATTACACTTGTGATTGCAGGTTTATTTGAAGTTGGTTTTGCCGCCTGTTTGGCAAAAGCAAAATATGCTGAAGGTAGTATTGCCACCTATTGGTATATTGGTTTTTTACTATGTTTAATGTGTAGTATGTTATTATTAATAAAAGCAACAGAAACTCTACCCATAGGCACTGCATATGCTGTTTGGACTGGGATAGGTGCTGTTGGAACTGTTTTAGTTGGTATTTTTATCTTTAAAGAACCAGCAGATTTTTGGCGTATATTTTTTATAGCTACATTAATCATTTCAATTATAGGATTAAAATTTGTATCCCATCATTAA
- a CDS encoding 1-acyl-sn-glycerol-3-phosphate acyltransferase: MKSLYSFIYFKLLKWKIIGDFPADLKKYMIIAVPHTSWHDFYIGLLLRKIKNTPINFIGKKELFKGVLGWYLRQVGGVSLDRTPGQNKVQTIAKLFDTHEELRLSLAPEGTRKKVDVWKTGFYYIAKEANVPIVMVTFDFGKKQNKISEPFYPTDNMEADFKFMHAFFKDVVGKVPEYSFNND, translated from the coding sequence ATGAAATCTCTGTATTCGTTTATTTATTTTAAATTATTGAAATGGAAAATTATAGGAGATTTTCCTGCCGATTTAAAAAAATATATGATAATCGCTGTGCCACATACTAGTTGGCACGACTTTTATATTGGGTTATTACTCAGAAAAATTAAAAATACACCTATAAATTTTATTGGTAAAAAAGAGCTTTTTAAAGGTGTTTTAGGATGGTATCTTAGGCAAGTTGGAGGAGTGTCTTTAGACCGTACTCCAGGACAGAACAAAGTACAAACTATTGCGAAGTTGTTTGATACTCATGAGGAATTAAGATTAAGTTTAGCTCCAGAAGGCACGCGTAAAAAGGTTGATGTTTGGAAAACCGGATTTTATTACATTGCAAAAGAAGCTAATGTACCTATAGTTATGGTAACTTTTGATTTTGGTAAAAAACAAAATAAAATATCAGAGCCATTTTATCCAACAGACAATATGGAAGCAGATTTCAAATTTATGCATGCTTTTTTTAAAGATGTTGTTGGTAAAGTTCCAGAATATAGTTTTAATAATGATTAA
- a CDS encoding S10 family peptidase, whose protein sequence is MKHYSFLFFMLFTTYAFSQALSIPTDTMVVTTHTTTIKNKSISYTATTGTQPVWDKKGNPIAALYYTYYERNNIKDKANRPLVISFNGGPGSASVWMHIAYTGPKVLNIDDEGYPIQPYGVKDNPNSILDIADIVYVNPVNTGYSRMIPDKEGKLPERDTFFGINADIKYLAEWINTFVTRKNRWESPKYIIGESYGGTRVMGLAKELQSKQWMYLNGVIMVSPADYKLYSTGQPIYSALNLPYFTATAWYHKVLSPELQKQDLLDILPEVEDYTINKYMPAIAKGGFISEAEKQDVAKKVAFYSGLSEKEILQSNLEVPTKYFWKSLLRDKTGQTIGRLDSRYLGIDKTDTGTSPDYNAEISSWSHSFAPAINYYIREELNFKTDLKYNMFGNVHPWDRSDNNVREELREALAENPYLKVLVQSGYYDGATTYFAAKYTVGQIDPSGKLKDRFSIKGYRSGHMMYLRKDDLISANDDIREFIKSASSNGKAAKYTKE, encoded by the coding sequence ATGAAACACTACTCCTTTTTATTTTTTATGCTCTTTACCACATATGCTTTTTCACAAGCCTTGAGCATTCCAACAGATACTATGGTTGTAACCACACACACTACAACTATTAAAAACAAAAGTATATCGTATACAGCTACAACAGGAACTCAACCTGTTTGGGATAAAAAAGGGAACCCGATTGCAGCTTTATACTACACTTATTATGAACGCAATAATATAAAAGACAAAGCAAACAGACCTTTAGTAATCTCTTTTAATGGAGGTCCGGGTTCTGCTTCTGTTTGGATGCATATCGCTTATACAGGTCCTAAAGTTTTAAATATAGATGATGAAGGTTACCCTATTCAACCTTATGGTGTTAAAGACAACCCCAATTCCATTTTAGACATTGCAGATATTGTATACGTTAATCCCGTTAATACTGGGTATTCTAGGATGATTCCCGATAAAGAAGGAAAACTTCCCGAACGCGATACTTTTTTTGGGATTAATGCAGATATTAAATATTTAGCCGAATGGATTAACACTTTTGTAACTAGAAAAAATCGTTGGGAATCTCCTAAATATATTATTGGAGAAAGTTACGGAGGTACGCGAGTTATGGGATTAGCCAAAGAATTACAATCCAAACAATGGATGTATTTAAACGGAGTAATTATGGTTTCTCCTGCAGATTATAAATTATATAGTACAGGACAACCTATATACTCTGCTTTAAACTTACCTTATTTTACAGCAACTGCTTGGTACCATAAAGTATTATCACCTGAATTACAGAAACAAGATTTATTAGACATACTTCCCGAAGTAGAAGATTATACAATAAATAAATATATGCCAGCCATTGCTAAAGGCGGATTTATTTCGGAAGCAGAGAAACAAGATGTTGCTAAAAAAGTTGCTTTTTATTCTGGTTTATCAGAAAAAGAAATTCTACAAAGCAATTTAGAAGTTCCTACTAAATATTTTTGGAAATCATTACTCCGCGATAAAACGGGACAAACAATTGGCCGATTAGATTCTAGATACTTGGGTATTGATAAAACTGATACAGGGACTTCACCAGATTATAATGCTGAAATCAGTTCTTGGTCACACTCCTTTGCGCCTGCTATAAATTATTACATTAGAGAGGAATTAAATTTTAAAACAGATTTAAAATATAATATGTTTGGTAATGTTCATCCTTGGGACCGATCGGATAATAATGTAAGAGAAGAATTAAGAGAAGCCTTAGCTGAAAATCCATATTTAAAAGTATTAGTTCAATCTGGATATTATGATGGTGCTACAACATATTTTGCAGCTAAATATACCGTCGGGCAAATTGATCCTAGCGGAAAATTAAAAGATCGCTTTTCAATTAAAGGTTACAGAAGTGGACATATGATGTATTTAAGAAAAGACGATTTAATTTCTGCAAACGATGATATCCGAGAATTCATAAAAAGTGCATCTAGTAACGGAAAAGCTGCAAAATATACTAAAGAATAG
- the folE gene encoding GTP cyclohydrolase I FolE, whose protein sequence is MSYKHYEEYNLEITDEIKSQYKNIINNIGEDVSREGLQKTPERASKAMQFLTQGYDLDAAEILKGAMFEEAYNEMVIVKNIELYSLCEHHLLPFFGKAHIAYIPNGHIVGLSKLPRIVDVFARRLQVQERLTKQILDCINDTLKPQGVAVVIEASHMCMMMRGVQKQNSVTTTSGFRGQFEKIETRNEFLKLISQDLS, encoded by the coding sequence ATGTCTTATAAGCATTACGAAGAATACAATTTAGAAATTACCGATGAGATTAAATCTCAGTATAAAAATATTATTAATAATATAGGAGAAGATGTAAGTCGCGAAGGTTTGCAAAAAACTCCTGAACGTGCGTCTAAAGCTATGCAATTTTTAACCCAGGGTTATGATTTAGATGCTGCAGAAATATTAAAAGGCGCTATGTTTGAAGAAGCATATAACGAGATGGTTATCGTTAAAAATATAGAGTTGTACTCACTTTGTGAGCACCATTTATTACCTTTTTTTGGGAAAGCACATATTGCTTATATCCCAAATGGACATATTGTAGGGTTAAGTAAATTACCGCGAATTGTAGATGTTTTTGCTAGACGATTACAGGTTCAAGAACGTTTAACTAAACAAATTTTAGATTGTATAAACGATACTTTAAAGCCTCAAGGTGTAGCTGTTGTAATAGAAGCAAGCCATATGTGTATGATGATGCGCGGTGTACAAAAACAAAATTCTGTAACTACAACTTCTGGTTTTAGAGGGCAATTTGAAAAAATTGAAACTAGAAACGAATTTCTAAAACTAATTAGTCAAGATTTGTCGTAA
- a CDS encoding iron-containing alcohol dehydrogenase family protein, translating into MNFKNFPMVSKVVFGRGSFNQLEEILLLKRLNVNAPFIFLVDEVFQGNDKITSRIPLAYEDEVIFISAKEEPKTCQVDALVEYIILKFKDRPSGIIGIGGGTLLDLSKAVSIMLTNEGEAQDYQGWDLVKNPAIYHVGIPTISGTGAEVSRTAVLTGPEKKLGINSDYTPFDQVVLDPELIDNVPTPQWFFTGMDCYIHCIESLNGTYLNAFSQSYGEKALELCREVFLGDHLNTQAAQDKLMMASWHGGMSIAYSQVGIAHAMSYGLSYLLGTKHGIGNCIVFDRLEEFYPEGVKEFKAMKSKFNIDLPQGLCKDLSDKEFNIMIDVALSMVPLWENALGKNWNKTITREKLRSIYEIM; encoded by the coding sequence ATGAATTTCAAGAATTTTCCGATGGTGTCTAAAGTTGTATTTGGACGAGGTAGTTTTAATCAATTAGAAGAAATATTACTTTTAAAACGTTTAAATGTAAATGCACCATTTATATTTTTAGTAGACGAAGTGTTTCAAGGCAATGATAAAATAACATCTAGAATACCTTTGGCTTACGAAGATGAAGTTATATTTATTTCAGCAAAAGAAGAGCCTAAAACATGTCAAGTAGATGCTTTAGTAGAATATATTATATTAAAATTTAAAGATAGGCCTTCTGGTATTATTGGTATTGGCGGTGGTACGCTTTTAGATTTGTCTAAAGCAGTGTCTATTATGCTAACTAATGAAGGAGAAGCTCAGGATTATCAGGGGTGGGATTTAGTTAAAAATCCGGCTATATATCATGTTGGTATTCCAACAATATCTGGAACTGGAGCAGAAGTATCTAGAACAGCGGTACTCACAGGACCAGAAAAAAAATTAGGAATAAATTCAGATTATACCCCTTTTGATCAGGTTGTATTAGATCCAGAGTTAATAGATAATGTACCCACACCGCAATGGTTTTTTACGGGTATGGATTGTTATATTCATTGTATAGAATCTTTAAATGGTACATATTTAAATGCCTTTAGTCAGAGTTATGGTGAAAAGGCTCTTGAATTGTGCCGAGAGGTTTTTTTAGGAGATCATTTAAACACACAAGCGGCTCAAGATAAATTAATGATGGCATCTTGGCATGGTGGAATGAGTATAGCCTATTCTCAAGTAGGAATTGCTCATGCCATGAGTTATGGGTTATCTTATTTATTAGGAACAAAACATGGGATTGGTAACTGTATTGTTTTTGATCGTCTAGAAGAATTTTATCCAGAAGGCGTCAAGGAATTTAAAGCAATGAAATCAAAATTTAATATTGACTTACCTCAAGGATTATGCAAGGATTTAAGTGATAAAGAATTTAATATTATGATTGATGTAGCCTTAAGCATGGTGCCATTATGGGAAAATGCTTTAGGTAAAAATTGGAATAAAACCATAACAAGAGAAAAGTTGCGTTCTATTTATGAAATTATGTAA
- a CDS encoding HAD family hydrolase — translation MEIDYSKIKVIGFDADDTLWVNETYFREAEVEFGKLLSQFETINKIDQELFKMELQNLPIYGYGIKGFVLSMVEMALELSNNTVSNSTIKAILDIGKDMINKPVELIEGVETVLETLSKTHRLIVITKGDLLDQERKLKQSGLLDYFHHIEVVSDKKEENYSNLLNHLKVSPEEFLMVGNSLKSDILPLIHINAQAIHIPFHTTWVHEQVSDQDIKGKSYRTVQNITDLLPFFK, via the coding sequence ATGGAAATAGACTATAGTAAAATTAAAGTTATTGGCTTTGATGCCGATGATACCCTTTGGGTTAACGAAACCTATTTTAGAGAAGCAGAAGTAGAGTTTGGTAAATTACTCTCTCAATTTGAAACGATAAATAAAATTGATCAAGAGTTATTTAAAATGGAACTACAAAATCTGCCTATTTATGGTTATGGTATAAAAGGCTTTGTATTATCTATGGTAGAGATGGCTCTAGAACTATCTAATAACACAGTATCTAATAGTACAATTAAAGCCATATTAGATATAGGAAAGGATATGATTAATAAGCCTGTAGAGTTAATAGAAGGTGTAGAAACTGTTCTTGAAACACTCTCTAAAACGCACCGTTTAATTGTGATAACTAAAGGCGATTTATTAGATCAGGAACGTAAATTAAAACAATCTGGATTGTTAGATTATTTTCATCATATAGAAGTGGTAAGTGATAAAAAAGAAGAAAACTATTCTAATTTATTAAATCATTTAAAAGTGAGCCCAGAAGAATTTTTAATGGTAGGAAACTCTTTAAAGTCTGATATTTTACCATTAATTCACATAAATGCGCAAGCCATACATATTCCTTTTCATACCACTTGGGTACACGAGCAAGTATCAGATCAAGATATTAAAGGCAAATCTTACAGAACAGTACAAAACATAACAGATTTGTTACCGTTTTTTAAATAA
- a CDS encoding DUF937 domain-containing protein, which produces MSGILDLLNSDLGKSVVSGLAGQTGQDSSKTSDLLTMALPVLTQAMTRNAQASPEGADSLLNALSGKHDGSILDNLEGFFNGGVDESEVADGGNILNHVLGDKQQNVELALSQKSGIDASTVSQILKMATPLLMGYLAKQKNENNVSNSSDLGSMLGGLVQGNSAQGEQSFIESMLDADGDGSIVDDVAGMFLDSNSSKNNGGGIAGMLGDLMK; this is translated from the coding sequence ATGTCTGGTATTTTAGATTTATTAAACAGTGATTTAGGAAAAAGTGTTGTAAGTGGTCTTGCAGGACAAACGGGTCAGGATTCTAGCAAAACTAGCGACCTACTTACAATGGCATTACCTGTACTTACACAAGCAATGACAAGGAATGCTCAAGCATCACCAGAGGGTGCAGATAGCTTATTAAATGCGCTTAGTGGTAAACACGATGGTAGTATTTTAGACAATTTAGAAGGATTTTTTAATGGTGGTGTAGATGAAAGTGAAGTTGCTGATGGTGGTAATATTTTAAATCACGTTTTAGGAGACAAACAACAAAACGTAGAGTTAGCTTTAAGTCAGAAATCAGGAATAGATGCAAGTACTGTTTCTCAAATATTGAAAATGGCTACTCCTTTATTAATGGGATATTTAGCTAAACAAAAAAATGAAAATAATGTATCTAATTCTAGCGATCTAGGTAGTATGCTTGGCGGGCTCGTACAAGGAAATTCTGCGCAAGGTGAACAAAGTTTTATAGAATCTATGTTAGATGCAGATGGCGATGGAAGTATTGTTGATGATGTTGCTGGAATGTTTTTAGACTCAAACAGCAGTAAAAATAATGGTGGCGGAATTGCAGGTATGTTAGGTGATTTAATGAAATAA
- a CDS encoding ABC transporter ATP-binding protein: MIQAKNIHKYYDDFHVLKGVNLHIKKGEIVSIVGASGAGKTTLLQILGTLDSPSKKDQSELIINGIDIQRLKEKGLAQFRNEHIGFIFQFHQLLPEFTALENVCIPAYIKGTNTKEAEPRAKELLDFLGLSHRYHHKPNELSGGEQQRVAVARALINNPSLIFADEPSGNLDSESAEQLHNLFFKLREQFGQTFVIVTHNEELADLADRKLVMVDGNITI; encoded by the coding sequence ATGATTCAAGCTAAAAACATTCATAAATATTACGACGATTTTCATGTTTTAAAAGGTGTAAATCTTCATATAAAAAAAGGAGAAATCGTATCTATTGTTGGAGCTTCTGGAGCAGGAAAAACTACACTTCTCCAAATACTAGGAACATTAGATTCACCTTCAAAAAAAGACCAATCTGAACTCATTATTAATGGTATAGATATACAACGTTTAAAGGAAAAGGGGTTGGCTCAATTTAGAAATGAACATATTGGTTTTATATTTCAGTTTCATCAATTACTACCCGAATTTACAGCTTTAGAGAATGTGTGTATCCCCGCATATATAAAAGGGACTAATACTAAAGAAGCAGAACCTCGTGCCAAGGAACTTTTAGATTTTTTAGGCTTATCCCACCGGTATCACCATAAACCAAATGAACTCTCTGGAGGAGAGCAACAGCGTGTTGCTGTAGCTCGGGCTTTAATTAATAATCCAAGCTTAATCTTTGCCGATGAACCTTCAGGAAACTTAGATAGTGAGTCTGCAGAACAATTACACAATTTATTTTTTAAATTACGGGAACAATTTGGACAAACATTTGTAATTGTTACTCATAATGAAGAGTTAGCCGATTTAGCCGATAGAAAACTAGTAATGGTAGATGGAAATATTACAATCTAA
- a CDS encoding CPBP family intramembrane glutamic endopeptidase, translating to MEILQSKVETYTEILKRYIAFLRQPELKEDKLLFYGFSKINVFITALGCAFILNFGFTIIFSILETLKLVNLDNHASTKLFEDFPPYAIFILGVIAAPILEELFFRGPLTLFHTKHYKYVFYFFALAFGFVHITNFDITQNVLLLSPILVAPQIIIGLFLGVIRLQYGLIYSMLFHAIYNGIIIVPALLFLT from the coding sequence ATGGAAATATTACAATCTAAAGTAGAGACTTATACTGAAATTTTAAAACGGTATATTGCCTTTTTAAGGCAGCCGGAACTTAAAGAAGACAAACTACTGTTTTATGGATTCTCTAAAATAAATGTATTTATTACAGCTTTGGGTTGTGCGTTTATCCTTAATTTTGGTTTTACCATTATCTTTTCAATACTTGAAACTTTAAAATTGGTAAACTTAGACAACCACGCCTCGACAAAACTTTTTGAAGACTTCCCGCCTTACGCCATTTTTATTCTAGGAGTAATTGCAGCTCCTATTTTAGAAGAGTTATTTTTTAGAGGGCCTTTAACCTTATTCCATACTAAACATTATAAATATGTGTTTTATTTTTTTGCTTTAGCTTTTGGTTTTGTACACATTACCAATTTTGATATCACACAAAATGTTTTATTATTATCCCCAATACTTGTGGCTCCGCAAATTATAATTGGCTTGTTTTTAGGTGTAATTCGTTTACAATATGGCCTTATATATTCAATGCTATTTCATGCCATTTATAATGGTATAATAATTGTTCCTGCTTTATTATTCCTTACATAA
- a CDS encoding DUF6787 family protein, which produces MKKFKQHWEITKNRQLLFPVFGILILIYSAFKIGRSFIGNDQILLLILSTAILTFLLLKVFLFLFKKLEDKWVLNYRWEIIRVFMVFAVTGSSSVFVGRPIITWLGITKDNLNPVLYWTLYILVGIIFYQILLVFFGWLFGQFEFFWKFEKKMLRRFGFKRFVD; this is translated from the coding sequence ATGAAAAAATTTAAACAACATTGGGAAATCACTAAAAATAGGCAACTCTTGTTTCCTGTATTTGGGATTTTAATACTTATATATAGTGCTTTTAAAATTGGGCGTTCATTTATAGGGAACGACCAAATTCTTCTGCTTATCTTATCAACAGCAATTCTAACATTTTTGCTTTTAAAAGTTTTTCTATTTTTATTTAAGAAACTCGAAGATAAATGGGTTTTAAATTACAGATGGGAAATAATTAGAGTGTTTATGGTCTTTGCAGTAACAGGATCGTCTTCTGTTTTTGTTGGTAGACCAATTATTACTTGGTTAGGAATTACTAAAGATAATTTAAACCCTGTTTTATATTGGACTTTATATATATTGGTAGGTATTATATTTTATCAAATCTTACTTGTATTCTTTGGTTGGCTATTTGGTCAATTTGAATTTTTCTGGAAGTTTGAAAAGAAAATGTTACGTCGTTTTGGTTTTAAACGCTTCGTAGATTAA
- a CDS encoding TIGR02757 family protein, with product MTKKELKDFLDTKVLEYNNPKFIDSDPIQIPHLFTVKEDIEISAFLTATISWGNRKSIIKNATQMMELLDQAPYDFVMHHSDKDLEALKLFVHRTFNGDDFVQFIKSIKHIYTQHNGLESLFAKHAESNTLQPTIHQFKKIFFENEHLQRTQKHISDPYKNSAAKRINMFLRWMVRNDNTGVDFGIWKQLNPSQLSCPLDVHSGNVARKLGLLNRKQNDGKALFELDTALRKLDKTDPVKYDFALFGLGVFEGF from the coding sequence ATGACTAAAAAAGAACTTAAAGATTTTCTAGACACAAAAGTTTTAGAATACAATAATCCTAAATTTATTGACAGCGATCCAATACAAATTCCGCATTTATTTACCGTTAAAGAAGATATCGAAATTTCTGCTTTTCTAACTGCAACCATTTCTTGGGGAAATAGAAAAAGTATTATTAAGAATGCTACCCAAATGATGGAATTACTAGATCAGGCGCCGTATGATTTTGTAATGCACCATTCTGACAAAGATTTAGAAGCTCTAAAATTATTTGTTCACCGTACTTTTAATGGCGACGATTTTGTACAATTTATAAAAAGTATAAAACATATCTATACCCAACATAACGGATTAGAATCGCTCTTTGCAAAACATGCAGAATCCAATACTTTACAACCCACTATACATCAATTTAAAAAGATCTTTTTTGAAAACGAGCATTTGCAACGCACACAAAAACACATTAGCGATCCATATAAAAACTCTGCAGCTAAACGTATTAACATGTTTTTACGTTGGATGGTAAGAAACGATAATACAGGAGTAGATTTTGGTATATGGAAACAACTAAACCCCTCACAATTATCTTGTCCGTTAGATGTACATTCTGGTAATGTTGCTAGAAAATTAGGTCTACTTAATAGAAAACAAAACGACGGAAAAGCCTTATTTGAATTAGATACAGCGTTACGTAAATTAGACAAAACAGATCCTGTAAAATACGATTTTGCACTTTTTGGATTAGGTGTTTTTGAAGGTTTTTAA